From one Gimesia sp. genomic stretch:
- the dusB gene encoding tRNA dihydrouridine synthase DusB, with protein sequence MNQTLPPMPVSRPAVCYGTLKLESRYLLSPLAGYTNLPFRRIVRELGGVGLATTDLVNARGLLEGSEKTLQLIQTCPEDSPFAVQIFGSKPEYMRDAAQLLESRGVDSIDINMGCPVNRIVKGGAGASMMCRPSDTVSLVQTVVDAVKIPVTVKMRLGWDDSDLSAPFFAREFEQVGIVAVAIHGRTREQGFKGTVNHDGIRQVVEAVESIPVIGNGDVTSIADADFMLKTTGCAGVSIGRGALANPWIFRQLVQWEQTGDCDPPGNFDERLELLLRQFRYLLEMTTENRAISMFRKMGHWYLKSMRVKPALRHEFQCAQTLADFDQAIRNIASQGPASGSRTGTLPDMHIPVPGGPVERW encoded by the coding sequence ATGAATCAAACTTTACCCCCTATGCCCGTGTCTCGTCCTGCCGTCTGTTATGGGACGCTGAAGCTTGAGTCGCGATATCTGCTTTCTCCATTAGCGGGCTATACAAACTTACCTTTTCGACGGATTGTTAGAGAACTGGGTGGTGTTGGGCTGGCAACCACCGATCTGGTGAATGCGCGGGGCCTGCTGGAAGGAAGTGAGAAAACACTCCAACTGATTCAGACCTGTCCAGAGGACTCCCCTTTTGCAGTCCAAATCTTCGGCAGTAAACCAGAATACATGCGGGATGCAGCACAGTTACTTGAGTCCCGCGGGGTCGATTCAATTGATATCAATATGGGCTGTCCCGTGAACCGGATCGTCAAGGGGGGCGCTGGGGCCAGTATGATGTGTCGCCCCAGTGACACAGTCTCACTGGTGCAGACTGTAGTAGATGCTGTCAAAATTCCCGTCACAGTCAAGATGCGACTCGGTTGGGATGATTCTGATTTATCAGCCCCCTTCTTTGCCCGGGAGTTCGAGCAGGTGGGAATCGTGGCAGTTGCCATCCATGGTCGTACCCGCGAGCAGGGGTTTAAGGGAACTGTGAATCATGACGGCATCCGGCAAGTCGTAGAAGCAGTAGAGTCCATTCCCGTAATCGGCAATGGTGATGTCACCTCGATTGCGGATGCGGATTTCATGCTGAAGACTACAGGATGTGCGGGGGTATCAATTGGTCGCGGTGCACTGGCAAACCCATGGATATTCCGGCAGCTTGTACAATGGGAGCAGACAGGAGACTGTGATCCCCCGGGTAATTTTGATGAGCGGCTTGAACTCCTCTTAAGGCAGTTTCGCTATCTATTGGAGATGACCACCGAGAATCGGGCGATTTCCATGTTTCGCAAAATGGGGCACTGGTATTTGAAATCGATGCGCGTCAAACCGGCTTTGCGGCATGAATTCCAGTGTGCCCAGACACTGGCAGACTTCGATCAGGCGATCCGCAATATTGCGTCGCAAGGGCCCGCTTCCGGGTCGCGGACAGGCACATTACCTGATATGCATATCCCCGTGCCTGGTGGGCCGGTGGAGCGCTGGTAA
- a CDS encoding DUF1501 domain-containing protein, with protein sequence MADTNPHFNIDPILTRRQMLQRCGTGLGSLGLASLMASEGMLNSAEGASGVDTESPMAPKTSHFPGKAKHVIHIFLNGGASQVDTFDPKPALAKYTGKMLPTENLRTERKTGAALPSPFKFKKYGESGLEVSELFSELGDCVDDIAFVRSMYTNVPNHEPSLMMMNCGDLIQPRPSMGAWVTYGLGTENQNLPGFVVMCPGGYPITESANWRSAFLPGAYQGTHIDTKHTDIEKLISNIRNKKQSLPEQRRQLDLLQALNRRHQEARAQESALESRIQSFELAYRMQMQASDVFDISQEPQHIHEMYGSGVHARQLMIARRLVERGVRYVQLWHGAGQPWDNHDEIEKNHRRLAGECSQGIAALLKDLKQRGLLQDTIVVCGGEFGRTPVVELPTPGANAGKMNGRDHNNHGFTVWLAGGGVKGGQAYGATDEFGFAAVENKVHVHDLHATLLKLLGFDHERLTYRFAGRDFRLTDVHGCVVDELIA encoded by the coding sequence ATGGCTGATACTAACCCACATTTCAATATTGATCCGATTTTAACACGGCGACAGATGTTGCAGCGGTGCGGTACCGGTCTGGGCTCGCTCGGACTCGCCTCACTGATGGCTTCTGAAGGAATGTTGAATTCTGCTGAGGGAGCTTCTGGGGTCGATACAGAATCGCCAATGGCACCGAAAACCTCTCATTTTCCGGGTAAAGCCAAGCACGTTATTCATATCTTCCTGAATGGTGGGGCCTCTCAAGTCGATACATTCGACCCCAAGCCTGCGCTGGCGAAGTACACTGGGAAGATGCTGCCGACAGAAAACCTGCGGACAGAACGGAAAACCGGGGCCGCCCTGCCCTCACCGTTTAAATTTAAAAAGTACGGCGAGAGTGGCCTGGAAGTCAGCGAGCTGTTCTCCGAACTGGGAGACTGTGTCGACGATATCGCCTTCGTGCGTTCGATGTATACCAACGTGCCGAACCATGAGCCTTCTTTGATGATGATGAATTGTGGCGACCTGATTCAGCCACGCCCGAGTATGGGAGCCTGGGTGACTTATGGTCTGGGGACCGAAAACCAGAATCTCCCCGGTTTCGTCGTGATGTGCCCAGGGGGATATCCCATTACGGAATCCGCTAACTGGCGTTCTGCTTTTCTGCCGGGAGCATATCAGGGAACGCACATTGATACCAAACATACTGATATTGAGAAGCTGATCAGCAATATCAGAAATAAGAAGCAGTCCCTGCCCGAGCAGCGCCGACAACTTGATCTATTGCAGGCATTGAACCGTCGTCATCAGGAAGCACGGGCTCAAGAGTCCGCCCTGGAGTCCCGGATTCAGTCTTTTGAGCTGGCTTATCGTATGCAGATGCAGGCTTCGGATGTATTTGATATTAGTCAGGAACCACAGCACATTCATGAGATGTACGGCTCCGGTGTGCATGCTCGTCAGTTGATGATCGCTCGTCGGCTGGTGGAACGTGGTGTCCGCTACGTACAACTTTGGCATGGTGCCGGTCAGCCCTGGGACAATCACGATGAAATTGAGAAGAATCACCGTCGTCTGGCCGGCGAGTGTTCTCAGGGAATTGCAGCATTGCTCAAAGACCTGAAGCAGCGTGGATTACTGCAGGATACGATCGTCGTTTGTGGTGGTGAATTTGGACGGACCCCGGTTGTGGAACTCCCTACACCCGGAGCCAACGCTGGCAAAATGAATGGTCGTGACCACAATAACCATGGATTCACCGTCTGGCTGGCTGGAGGTGGAGTCAAAGGTGGGCAAGCCTACGGGGCGACCGATGAATTCGGATTTGCTGCTGTTGAGAATAAGGTGCATGTGCATGACCTGCATGCGACACTCTTGAAGCTACTCGGATTTGATCATGAGCGTCTGACCTACCGCTTTGCAGGTCGCGATTTCAGATTGACGGATGTACACGGTTGTGTTGTGGATGAATTGATTGCCTGA
- a CDS encoding Swt1 family HEPN domain-containing protein — MAGDNERIKLTLELLGTGLYPVIEQEMKAVYRDNWIDRAKESFRNSPLTSQPEGDAIRWDAHSTLLILWDHWNSVFRNRFTPLERSFVGELREYRNRWAHQTQINTDDTLRILDTAARLLSAAGARKEAQQLQKERDQLLYQILQYQEQVIVDSPDNRRERLRDAIVFLVCGIVIDLGIFFSYGTGGLAILFAIFVTAVFVFLAYQRWVTPDKPSYGAHECTNCGKIIYGESCPYCSETTVNT, encoded by the coding sequence GTGGCAGGTGATAATGAGCGCATCAAACTGACTCTGGAGTTACTGGGGACAGGACTCTATCCCGTCATTGAGCAGGAAATGAAAGCGGTTTACCGGGACAACTGGATTGACCGTGCGAAAGAGAGTTTCCGCAACTCTCCCCTGACTTCACAGCCTGAAGGTGACGCAATCCGCTGGGACGCGCACTCAACACTCCTGATTTTATGGGATCACTGGAACAGCGTCTTTCGTAACCGTTTCACTCCTCTGGAACGCAGCTTTGTGGGCGAACTGAGAGAGTATCGAAACCGCTGGGCTCATCAGACCCAGATTAACACTGACGACACACTCCGCATTCTGGATACCGCTGCCCGTTTGCTGTCCGCCGCTGGTGCGAGGAAAGAAGCACAGCAACTCCAGAAAGAACGTGATCAATTGCTGTATCAGATTCTGCAGTACCAGGAGCAGGTAATTGTCGATTCCCCGGATAATCGCAGGGAGCGTCTCCGGGATGCGATCGTCTTTCTAGTCTGCGGAATCGTGATCGATCTGGGAATCTTCTTTTCTTACGGTACCGGTGGTTTGGCAATTCTGTTTGCTATCTTCGTCACAGCCGTATTCGTGTTTCTGGCTTACCAGCGCTGGGTGACACCCGATAAGCCATCCTACGGTGCACACGAATGTACGAATTGTGGGAAAATTATCTACGGAGAGTCCTGCCCTTATTGCAGTGAAACGACGGTGAATACATAA
- a CDS encoding TIGR00300 family protein, with product MGDTTDKPSDLQKQSSLSVSEEIELQGHIIDSLLLPKILDEITVLGGDFSIDEISIGHSRSDSSRAQIKVTAPDEETLQSILTQIAQHGAVPLEQHDCLLAQADMGGAFPEGFYCTTNQKTEIRVDGNWIPVSLQEMDCGIVVSKDHKSAHCLPMADVQEGELVVLGTRGTRVFPIDRGAPEVAGFSFMNSTVSSEKPKGVTVREIAAEMRRAKQGAGKILVVAGPAVVHTGSRAYFSELIREGYVNLLFAGNALATHDIEESFYGTSLGISMEHGGSSEEGHEHHLRSINRIRRLGSIQIAVEQGVLTSGIMYECVKNQVPFLLAGSIRDDGPLPDVITDTVDAQRKMRELVEGVSFCLMIATTLHSIAVGNLLPASVRVVCVDINPATVTKLADRGTFQTVGLVTDVEPFLRVLLDEINKSS from the coding sequence ATGGGTGATACAACCGATAAACCATCCGATCTCCAGAAGCAGAGTTCACTTAGTGTCAGCGAAGAAATCGAATTACAGGGCCATATCATCGATAGTCTGCTCCTGCCCAAGATTCTGGATGAAATTACGGTTTTGGGTGGCGATTTCTCGATTGATGAAATTTCAATTGGTCATTCCCGATCTGACAGCAGTCGGGCCCAGATCAAAGTCACTGCCCCCGATGAAGAAACACTGCAGTCAATCCTCACTCAGATTGCCCAACATGGGGCAGTTCCCCTGGAACAGCATGACTGTCTTCTGGCACAGGCTGACATGGGTGGTGCGTTTCCGGAAGGGTTCTATTGCACAACCAATCAGAAAACCGAGATCCGTGTTGATGGAAACTGGATTCCGGTATCGCTCCAGGAAATGGACTGTGGCATCGTGGTGAGTAAAGATCATAAATCAGCTCACTGCCTGCCGATGGCCGATGTTCAGGAGGGTGAACTGGTCGTGCTGGGTACCCGGGGCACACGTGTCTTTCCCATAGATCGAGGTGCACCGGAAGTTGCCGGTTTTTCATTCATGAACAGTACTGTCTCTAGTGAGAAACCCAAGGGCGTTACCGTCCGTGAAATCGCCGCCGAGATGCGACGCGCAAAGCAGGGAGCGGGAAAGATACTGGTTGTCGCTGGTCCTGCGGTTGTACATACCGGGAGTAGAGCCTATTTCAGCGAATTAATCAGGGAAGGGTATGTCAATCTGCTGTTCGCGGGAAACGCTCTGGCCACCCACGACATCGAAGAATCGTTTTATGGGACCAGCCTGGGAATCTCGATGGAACATGGTGGATCCAGTGAAGAAGGCCACGAACACCATTTACGATCAATCAACCGGATTCGTCGTCTGGGTAGTATTCAGATTGCAGTCGAGCAGGGAGTCTTAACATCAGGGATCATGTATGAATGCGTGAAGAATCAGGTCCCTTTCCTGCTGGCGGGGAGTATTCGTGACGATGGTCCTTTACCCGATGTCATCACTGATACGGTCGATGCGCAGCGAAAAATGCGTGAACTGGTAGAAGGAGTCTCTTTCTGTCTGATGATCGCCACCACTCTGCATTCGATCGCTGTCGGAAATCTATTACCGGCCAGTGTCAGAGTGGTCTGTGTGGATATTAACCCGGCCACTGTCACGAAACTGGCAGATCGCGGCACGTTTCAGACAGTCGGGCTGGTTACTGATGTGGAACCTTTTCTCAGAGTGCTGCTCGATGAAATCAATAAATCATCGTAA
- a CDS encoding 4a-hydroxytetrahydrobiopterin dehydratase, whose product MTEDQALTEEQIQEFLNTYSEWELRDGWLRRKFGTPGWSHTLMLVNTIGYLAEAGNHHPDLNVGYAAVTVKLQTHKVRAITAKDTSLAQKIEETVLWQPAEESALDGFPKKWVH is encoded by the coding sequence ATGACTGAAGATCAGGCTTTAACTGAAGAGCAGATCCAGGAATTCCTGAACACTTACTCTGAATGGGAATTACGCGACGGCTGGTTACGTCGCAAATTCGGAACCCCCGGCTGGTCTCATACTCTTATGCTGGTGAATACGATAGGTTATCTGGCCGAGGCTGGAAACCACCATCCCGACCTGAACGTTGGCTATGCTGCTGTCACCGTTAAACTGCAAACTCACAAGGTTCGTGCCATCACAGCCAAGGACACCAGCCTCGCACAAAAAATTGAAGAGACCGTACTCTGGCAACCAGCAGAGGAGTCGGCCCTCGATGGTTTCCCCAAGAAGTGGGTTCATTAG
- a CDS encoding PSD1 and planctomycete cytochrome C domain-containing protein yields the protein MKRLPICSSPTVKSHLIPKAFYLAACVYLSCTASVEVNAANNKKIPAQQVEFFEKEIRPVLVKRCYACHGSKKQEASLRLDSHAWMMKGSDTGAAVVPGDPQKSRLIQVIQYHDDDSQMPPEGKMPPQEIAALTRWVKMGTPWPYSEKDAKAVPGNGAYDYETLSSSHWAFQPVSKPSVPPVKNDQSAVSPVDHFVLARLEEKGLSLSPPADQRQLIRRACLDLTGLPPTYAEVEAFVNDKDPQAYEKLIDRLLASPEYGERWGRHWLDVARYADTKGYVFTSERRYPYSYTYRDYVIRAFNEDLPFNQFILEQLAADQLDRKGDDRSLAALGFLTVGRRYRGNIHDITDDRIDLVSRGLLGLTASCARCHDHKFDPVPIKDYYSLYSVFVSSYEPEEKDLPLIGKPKSEKAYEKYQEERAKRQKKVDDYVHAEADKFRAQARLSVGEVLQAVAEKQNLAQGDEKPQYAKEAPHRRYVDLWRAFLGRKSKDYRSVFAPWTEFAALKKQKGDFARQSAEIIEKLSKVEAETDPNKRINRLVIHALKNNPPESIYDVCRVYGSVFKEVEQAWLKAVADAAKAKAAAPEKLDDPAAEELRQILYHPETPTASTDEVAQSMFNRAQRNRIRQLEKELATLDVTSPGAPPRAMVMYDKDQPVTSFVHLRGNPGRRGDKVPRQFFRILAGEDRKPFAKGSGRLELAQAIASADNPLTARVFVNRVWMHHFGEGLVRTPSDFGVRSDPPTHPELLDYLASRFVEEGWSVKKLHKLIMLSATYKQGAQDNPDAILVDADNRLLWKHVPRRLSFEAMRDSILFVSGQLSDDRGGRSFQIDQIPTEPRRTVYGFIDRNNLPNVFRTFDFANVESSTAERPYTTVPQQALFAMNSPLLLEQSALLVKDLDLEKVAADKGIEAAITQLYQRVLARKPALEEIELGRQFLEHHRDQVKAPARMSGWEKYAQVLCTSNEFMFVD from the coding sequence ATGAAGCGACTTCCGATTTGCAGTTCTCCCACTGTGAAGTCTCATCTGATTCCCAAAGCTTTCTATCTGGCTGCTTGTGTCTATCTGAGCTGTACAGCTTCTGTTGAAGTGAACGCTGCGAATAACAAAAAAATCCCGGCGCAACAGGTTGAGTTTTTTGAGAAAGAAATTCGTCCTGTTCTGGTCAAGCGGTGCTATGCCTGTCACGGTTCCAAAAAACAGGAAGCCAGTTTGCGTCTGGACTCACATGCCTGGATGATGAAGGGGAGCGACACCGGTGCTGCGGTTGTTCCCGGGGATCCTCAGAAAAGTCGTCTGATTCAGGTGATTCAATATCATGACGATGACAGTCAGATGCCTCCCGAAGGAAAAATGCCTCCCCAGGAAATTGCAGCTTTGACCCGATGGGTCAAAATGGGGACCCCCTGGCCCTACTCGGAAAAAGATGCGAAAGCAGTTCCCGGCAATGGTGCCTATGATTATGAAACCTTATCCAGCAGTCACTGGGCGTTTCAGCCTGTGTCCAAGCCGTCTGTACCACCGGTCAAAAATGATCAGTCGGCAGTATCACCGGTAGACCATTTTGTACTCGCCAGACTGGAAGAAAAGGGACTGTCGCTCTCTCCGCCAGCCGACCAGCGACAATTGATTCGACGTGCCTGTCTTGATCTCACAGGATTGCCTCCTACCTATGCAGAAGTCGAAGCATTCGTCAATGATAAAGATCCACAGGCTTATGAAAAGCTAATTGATCGCCTGCTGGCTTCTCCTGAGTATGGAGAACGTTGGGGGCGGCACTGGCTTGATGTGGCCCGCTACGCCGATACCAAAGGGTATGTCTTTACATCAGAGCGACGTTATCCTTACAGCTACACATATCGCGATTATGTGATTCGGGCGTTTAATGAAGACCTTCCTTTTAATCAGTTCATTCTCGAACAGCTGGCTGCAGACCAGTTGGATCGCAAAGGTGATGATCGTTCTCTGGCGGCTTTAGGGTTCTTAACCGTTGGACGCCGTTACCGAGGAAACATCCACGATATTACAGATGACCGGATCGATCTGGTTTCACGAGGACTGCTCGGACTGACCGCATCCTGTGCCCGCTGTCATGACCATAAATTCGATCCTGTGCCGATTAAAGATTACTACTCGCTCTACAGCGTGTTTGTCAGCAGTTATGAGCCTGAAGAAAAAGATTTGCCTTTGATCGGCAAGCCCAAGTCAGAGAAGGCTTATGAGAAATATCAGGAAGAGCGGGCCAAACGCCAGAAAAAAGTAGACGATTATGTACATGCGGAAGCAGACAAATTCCGCGCACAAGCCCGTCTGTCCGTCGGCGAGGTACTACAGGCGGTTGCTGAAAAACAGAACCTGGCCCAGGGAGATGAAAAACCTCAGTATGCTAAAGAAGCACCTCATCGGCGGTATGTGGACCTCTGGCGTGCTTTTCTGGGGAGAAAATCCAAGGACTATCGGTCAGTATTTGCTCCCTGGACGGAATTTGCTGCTCTGAAAAAACAGAAAGGTGATTTTGCCAGACAGTCTGCTGAAATCATTGAAAAACTGTCAAAAGTAGAAGCTGAAACTGATCCGAATAAACGTATCAATCGCCTGGTGATCCATGCTCTCAAAAATAACCCACCGGAATCGATTTACGATGTCTGTCGCGTCTATGGGAGCGTTTTTAAAGAAGTTGAACAGGCCTGGTTGAAAGCTGTTGCTGACGCTGCCAAAGCAAAAGCTGCCGCACCTGAGAAGCTGGATGATCCGGCTGCTGAAGAACTGCGTCAGATTTTATATCACCCTGAAACCCCCACTGCCAGCACTGATGAAGTAGCTCAGAGCATGTTCAATCGGGCGCAGCGAAATCGCATTCGTCAGCTGGAAAAAGAGCTGGCCACATTGGATGTCACCTCTCCGGGAGCACCACCGCGGGCGATGGTGATGTACGATAAAGACCAGCCGGTTACTTCATTTGTACATTTGCGTGGGAATCCGGGCCGTCGTGGTGATAAGGTGCCACGACAGTTTTTCCGGATTCTGGCAGGCGAAGATCGGAAGCCATTCGCGAAAGGCAGTGGGCGACTGGAACTGGCTCAGGCAATCGCCTCGGCTGATAACCCTCTCACAGCGCGGGTCTTCGTGAACCGGGTCTGGATGCATCACTTCGGGGAAGGACTGGTTCGTACCCCCAGTGATTTTGGTGTCCGCAGCGATCCGCCGACACATCCGGAGCTTTTAGATTATCTGGCGTCCCGCTTCGTGGAAGAGGGCTGGTCCGTAAAAAAACTCCATAAACTGATCATGTTGTCTGCGACTTATAAGCAGGGAGCACAAGATAATCCAGATGCCATTCTGGTTGATGCCGACAACCGTCTGTTATGGAAACATGTTCCTCGACGACTGAGTTTTGAGGCAATGCGGGACTCCATCCTGTTTGTCTCCGGACAGCTGTCGGATGATCGAGGGGGGCGGAGTTTCCAGATCGATCAGATACCGACGGAACCCCGACGAACGGTATACGGTTTTATCGACCGAAATAATTTGCCCAACGTATTTCGGACGTTTGATTTTGCCAACGTAGAATCCAGTACCGCAGAACGGCCTTACACGACAGTACCACAGCAGGCATTGTTTGCGATGAACAGTCCGCTTTTACTGGAACAGTCGGCTTTACTGGTCAAGGATCTCGACCTCGAAAAGGTGGCTGCCGACAAAGGCATTGAGGCTGCGATTACACAGCTCTACCAGCGGGTGCTGGCACGAAAGCCTGCATTGGAAGAAATTGAATTAGGGCGACAGTTTCTGGAACACCATAGGGATCAGGTTAAAGCTCCTGCCCGAATGAGTGGTTGGGAAAAATATGCCCAGGTGCTTTGCACTTCAAATGAATTCATGTTTGTAGACTAA
- a CDS encoding cupin domain-containing protein: protein MQESTQKKYHVADFAQIEGTACPCGTARRAFADVDEFPGTLHVTEISETAELHYHRKLTETYYFLECGEDAQMQLDDEIIPVHAGMSIVIPPGVRHRAIGTMKIINIVFPKFDPADEWLD from the coding sequence ATGCAGGAATCGACTCAAAAGAAATATCACGTTGCTGACTTCGCTCAGATCGAAGGGACCGCTTGCCCTTGTGGAACTGCCCGCCGCGCATTTGCTGATGTGGATGAGTTTCCCGGAACCCTGCACGTTACCGAGATCTCAGAAACAGCTGAGCTGCACTATCATCGCAAACTGACAGAGACGTACTACTTCCTGGAGTGTGGTGAAGATGCGCAAATGCAACTCGATGACGAAATCATCCCAGTACACGCCGGAATGTCTATCGTAATACCTCCCGGGGTCCGTCATCGCGCTATCGGCACCATGAAAATCATCAACATCGTTTTTCCGAAGTTTGACCCTGCTGATGAATGGCTCGATTGA
- a CDS encoding DUF6513 domain-containing protein, with product MNKNNSIEHPERILFVTGRLAEFSLREILEKLAPQVGFEYEVSVLNVQVAALLHVPLIRRRLQVPETIDWVMLPGMCKGDLQELTDHFGVRFERGPKDHFDLPEYFGQADRPPRDLSGFDIEILAEINHAPLLSDEEILRQADLYRNSGADLIDVGCIPGESWSRAGEVVRFLVEAGHRVSIDSFDQVEVEAAVNNGAELILSCNHSNIDWVSRLGTEVVAIPDLPEDFDSLHRIVDQLLQSNTPFRIDPILEPIGYGFGASLERYYRARREFTDFEIMMGIGNLTELTEVDTAGMNLVLAALCQELRIKSVLATEVINWARTAVTEFDHARRLVKYAIENKTLPKHIHYQLVMLRDPKLKQLGAEALQNLARQIRDPNYRIFAEENEIHVMNRDGYWKGTDPYELFDQFQSAASKSLDASHAFYLGYEMCKAVTALTLGKQYQQDQPLSWGFLTQEEVSAQERRQEEGKGPQCGPR from the coding sequence TTGAACAAAAATAACTCAATCGAGCATCCGGAACGGATTCTGTTTGTTACCGGCAGACTGGCCGAATTCTCGCTACGGGAAATTCTGGAGAAACTCGCCCCCCAGGTGGGATTTGAGTATGAAGTCTCCGTTTTGAATGTGCAGGTCGCTGCCTTGTTACACGTTCCGCTGATCAGACGCCGTCTGCAGGTTCCGGAAACTATCGATTGGGTCATGCTCCCCGGTATGTGCAAAGGAGACCTGCAGGAACTGACCGATCACTTTGGTGTCCGGTTTGAACGAGGTCCCAAAGATCACTTTGATCTCCCCGAGTATTTTGGACAGGCAGACCGTCCTCCCCGGGATCTCTCAGGTTTTGATATCGAAATTCTGGCAGAGATCAACCATGCTCCTCTGCTTTCAGACGAGGAAATTCTGCGACAGGCAGACCTTTATCGGAACAGCGGTGCCGACCTGATCGATGTCGGCTGTATTCCGGGAGAAAGCTGGAGCAGAGCAGGAGAAGTCGTGCGGTTTTTGGTCGAGGCTGGTCACCGGGTCTCCATTGACAGTTTCGACCAGGTAGAAGTCGAAGCCGCAGTTAACAATGGAGCCGAACTGATCTTGAGTTGTAACCATTCAAATATCGACTGGGTTTCCAGGCTGGGAACAGAGGTGGTGGCAATTCCCGATCTCCCCGAAGATTTTGATTCGCTCCATAGAATAGTGGATCAATTACTGCAGTCGAACACGCCCTTTCGCATCGACCCCATTCTGGAACCGATTGGTTACGGCTTCGGTGCATCTCTGGAGAGATATTACCGGGCACGGCGTGAGTTTACTGATTTTGAAATCATGATGGGGATTGGCAATCTGACAGAACTGACCGAGGTCGACACCGCAGGCATGAACCTCGTCCTGGCTGCCCTTTGTCAGGAATTACGGATCAAGAGTGTTCTGGCTACGGAAGTGATCAACTGGGCACGGACCGCAGTGACAGAATTTGATCATGCCCGACGACTGGTCAAATATGCGATTGAGAATAAAACTCTCCCCAAGCACATTCACTATCAGCTGGTGATGCTCCGGGACCCAAAACTTAAACAATTGGGTGCCGAAGCACTACAGAATCTGGCCAGACAGATACGTGACCCCAACTATCGCATTTTTGCCGAAGAGAATGAAATTCACGTCATGAATCGTGATGGATACTGGAAGGGGACAGATCCCTATGAACTGTTTGATCAGTTCCAGTCAGCCGCCTCTAAATCATTGGATGCTTCGCATGCGTTTTATCTGGGGTACGAGATGTGTAAAGCTGTAACCGCACTTACATTAGGAAAACAATATCAGCAGGACCAGCCGTTAAGCTGGGGCTTTTTGACACAGGAGGAAGTCAGCGCTCAGGAACGCAGGCAGGAAGAGGGAAAAGGACCTCAATGCGGCCCCCGCTGA
- the xerC gene encoding tyrosine recombinase XerC: MHDAIDSFLRYLEIERNASELTLKSYSEDLGSLLEYLTEYEETLLSPDQIGISELRRYVAYLHECQYEKTTIARRLACLRSFFRYCCREGFTQTNPAKPLRTPRTGRKLPHFLTTDQIGALLEAPPANQKMGLRDRAILETLYSAGLRVSELVALNVSDWDQDTNIIRVLGKGRKERIAPIGSYAAKALQRWTAEREGKPQSHPDADALFLNRLKTRLTSRSVGRMLEKYLLQTGLDKKTSPHTLRHSFATHLLDGGADLRSVQEMLGHKSLTTTQIYTHVSTARLLETYEKAHPHAQKQYKKR; encoded by the coding sequence CTGCACGATGCGATTGATAGTTTCCTCAGGTACCTGGAGATCGAGCGAAATGCTTCTGAACTGACATTGAAATCGTATTCAGAGGACCTGGGAAGCCTGCTGGAATACCTGACCGAGTACGAAGAAACGCTGCTGTCACCCGACCAGATCGGAATCAGCGAATTACGACGTTACGTAGCGTACTTACACGAGTGTCAGTACGAAAAGACTACGATTGCCAGACGTCTGGCGTGCCTGCGGAGTTTTTTTCGTTACTGTTGCCGTGAAGGATTCACTCAAACGAATCCAGCTAAGCCGCTACGGACTCCGAGAACCGGGAGAAAACTACCTCATTTTTTGACAACAGATCAGATTGGCGCGCTACTGGAGGCACCACCTGCCAATCAGAAAATGGGCTTAAGGGACAGGGCCATTCTGGAAACCCTATATTCAGCGGGGCTGCGTGTTTCCGAACTGGTGGCACTGAATGTAAGTGACTGGGATCAGGATACAAATATCATCCGAGTGCTTGGAAAAGGCCGCAAGGAGCGGATTGCTCCTATCGGCAGTTATGCCGCGAAAGCACTCCAGCGCTGGACAGCAGAACGTGAAGGCAAGCCACAATCTCATCCTGATGCGGATGCCCTTTTTCTGAACCGGCTAAAAACGCGACTGACATCACGTAGTGTAGGGCGGATGCTGGAGAAATATTTACTGCAGACGGGTCTGGATAAAAAGACCAGCCCACACACACTGCGGCACAGTTTCGCCACACACCTGTTGGATGGAGGCGCCGATTTGCGAAGTGTTCAGGAAATGCTGGGGCACAAAAGTCTGACAACCACACAGATCTATACTCACGTCAGCACTGCCCGCCTGCTTGAGACCTATGAAAAAGCCCACCCGCATGCTCAAAAGCAATATAAGAAACGCTAA